CTGGAACCCCTGGCTGACGGGGACCCGGTAATCCAGCTCCGAGTGCACGACCAGCATGGGTGTCCTGAAGTTCGCCGCCAGGTTGCAGGGCGACCACTTCTCGTAGAGCGAACCGGCTTCCCAGGGTTTGCCGCCGAACTCCCACTCGGGGAACCAGACCTCCTCGGTGGCGCCGTACATCCCGCGCTGGTCGAAAACTCCGTCGTGGGAGACCAGGCACTTGTAGCGGTCGGTTTTCCCCGCAATCCAGTTCATCATGAACCCGCCGTAGGAAGCCCCCGCGGCGGCAAGACGGGTTCCGTCCGCAAAGGGGAACCGGGCCAGGAACGCGTCCACGCCCTTCTCCATGTCCTCGTAGGGCGCGCCGCCCCAGTCCCGGCTGACGGCATCCATGAAAGCCTGACCGTAGCCCCGCGAACCGTGGAAGTTGATCATCAGGGGGATGTACCCGGGCGAGGCGAACATCTGGACATTCCACCGGTAGTGAAACTCGTCTCCGAAGGCCCCCTGGGGACCGCCATGGGCCAGGACCACCACAGGGTATCTCTTCGACGGGTCGAATCCGGGGGGCTTGACGAAGAAGGCATGGACGGCCTCCCCCTTCGCGCCCGGGAAGGTGAACTCTTCCAGGACACCCATCTCGATCGAGGCCATGCGGCCCTGGTTGACGTCGGTCAGGCGATCGATGTTCCCGGTGGCCAGGTCGAGGCGCCAGACATCGTCGGGGCGGTCTGCCGCCTGCTGGAGGAAGACCAGGGATTTTCCGTCGGGCGCCACGTTGAGTGATCCGTTGTGGTGCTTGCCATAAACCTTTTTCACCCCTTCCCCGTCGAGGGCGACGGCAAAAAGAGACACCCGGCCCCGGTCGGCGGCAGTCAGGTACACGGTGCGGTTGTCCGGGGCCCAGCGATAGTCGTCCACGGAAAGGTCCCAGGAGGCGGTGAGGCAGCGGCGTTCCCCCGTACCCCGGTCCTGGACCCAGAGATCCACCTTGTCGGCTTCGAAACCGGGGCGTTTCATGGCCAACCATGAGAAGAACCTGCCGTCCGGGCTGTACGAAGGTCCGAAATCGTTGGCCTTGTTCGAAGCCGTGAAGTTCTCCGGAATCCCACCGTCCAATTTGAGGCGGAACACGTCGTTGTTGGTGGACACCGCGGGTTGGGCGTCCGGGTTGAGTACCCAGGTCACTTCCTTCCCATCCGGCGAGATTGAAAAGTCATGGGTTGATCCCAGGTCGAGAGGCGGGCAGTGCACCTTTCCGGGAGTCAGTTCCCGAATCTCTTTCGAAGCCAGGTCATAGCGGAAAACGTGGCTGTACTTGTCGTTTACCCATCGGTTCCACTGGCGGTAGAAGAGCCGGTCAAGGAGTTTGCCGGTGCTCTTGTCCGCGGCCCGTGCTTCGTCCTTCTTGCGATTCTCCGCCTCGGTGGGGGCATCGGGCCAGACTTCCGCCGCGAAAAGGATGAACGAACCGTCCGCGGACCAGGCGAAGCTGTCCACCCCGGAGTAAAGATTGGTGACTTGGACAGCCTCACCGCCGTCCAAGGGAATTTTCCAGATTTGGGAATCCCCGCTTCGTGTGGAAAGGAACACCAGTTCTTTCCCGCCCGCGATCCATCTCGGGTGCCAATCGCGAGCCGGCGAGGTGGTCAGTCGGCGCCGTTCCCCCTTCGTGAGCGAAACGAGCCAGATGTCCGTAGTTGACTTGTTGGCATCGATATCGAATTCCGCCTGGACAACGGCGGCCCATCTCCCGTCGGGCGAAACCTGAAGATCCGACAGACGCTTCATGCCGAAGAGATCTTCGAAGGACAGAGGGTTCTTACCGGCCAAGGCGCTCCCTGCAAGCAGGGTGATCGCGAGTAGAGCGGTCAGGGCGACTCTTTTCATGTTCACCTCCCGAAAAAGGCATTTTACCTCAGATTGTGGTGGTCATGTCGCGTTTCTTCGAGAGTAAGAGTAAGAGGTGGGCACTTGCCAGAGTGTGAGAGTAGTGAGAGTAGGACACTCACACGAAACGGAAGACTGAGTGTCCCTTTCCCGACCCGCCCGCCGGGCCTCCTCACCGTCCCTCGCCTCCCCCCGCGTTACCCACGGGCCGGTGCCCGTCCCACGGAACCAGCCAGTCACGAGGCGGGACCAGGAGCAGGCCAGGCCAGGCGCGTGGTAAAATAGGACACTCAAGCGAAGCGGAAGACTGAGTGTCCCTTTCCCGACCCGCCCGCCGGGCCTCCTAACCGTCCCTCGCCTCCCTCCGCGTCCCCCCCGGGCCGGTGCCCATCCCGCGGAACCTGTCAGCCACGAGGCGGGGCCAGGTGCAGGCCCAGCCAGGCGTCGAAACAGGACACTCAAGCGAAGTGGAAAAGTGAGTGTCCCCCTTCCCGACCTGCCCGCCAAGCCTGCTCGCGGCGCTTCCCATCCGTCTCCCGCCCCGCGGCCCGGTCCCCTCTCCCGGGTCAGCGCGGAGCCTCCCCCCATTTTTTTGCACCGGTTTTGCGAAATAACTTCGGATATTGTTCGGCGAAAACGTTAGTAAGGGTGAAGTCCACTTCCAGGAGGCTGCCATGGCCATCGCGCGCAAGAACATCGTCGCCGACGGCGCCGAGCGGGTCTACCACTGCACCGCCCGCTGCGTCCGCCGCGCCTTCCTCTGCGGGGACGACCCCGACACCGGCAAGAACTTCGACCACCGCAAGGACTGGGTCCGCGACCGCCTCGTCCAGCTCGCCGGCTACTTCGCCGTGGACGTCCTCGCCTACGCCGTCATGGACAACCACCTCCACGACATCCTCCGCACCCGCCCCGACCGGGCCGAGGCCATGACCGACGAGGAGGTGGCCCGGAACTGGGTGCTGAGCTCCCCCTCCCGGAAGACCCCGCCGGACGAGGAGACGCTTCGGGTGCAGGTGAAGCGGATCGTGAAGA
This Acidobacteriota bacterium DNA region includes the following protein-coding sequences:
- a CDS encoding S9 family peptidase — translated: MDGGEAVQVTNLYSGVDSFAWSADGSFILFAAEVWPDAPTEAENRKKDEARAADKSTGKLLDRLFYRQWNRWVNDKYSHVFRYDLASKEIRELTPGKVHCPPLDLGSTHDFSISPDGKEVTWVLNPDAQPAVSTNNDVFRLKLDGGIPENFTASNKANDFGPSYSPDGRFFSWLAMKRPGFEADKVDLWVQDRGTGERRCLTASWDLSVDDYRWAPDNRTVYLTAADRGRVSLFAVALDGEGVKKVYGKHHNGSLNVAPDGKSLVFLQQAADRPDDVWRLDLATGNIDRLTDVNQGRMASIEMGVLEEFTFPGAKGEAVHAFFVKPPGFDPSKRYPVVVLAHGGPQGAFGDEFHYRWNVQMFASPGYIPLMINFHGSRGYGQAFMDAVSRDWGGAPYEDMEKGVDAFLARFPFADGTRLAAAGASYGGFMMNWIAGKTDRYKCLVSHDGVFDQRGMYGATEEVWFPEWEFGGKPWEAGSLYEKWSPCNLAANFRTPMLVVHSELDYRVPVSQGFQLFTTLQRLGVESKMLYFPDEDHFVSKPQNARLWWKTVLGWIGDHVAK